From the genome of Abyssicoccus albus, one region includes:
- a CDS encoding ATP-binding cassette domain-containing protein, which produces MNKMGLFMGVISQTVNFLLFGLSGYLIVQGAIGVPLYALISMIVVVKLFGLVKATTHYIERLTTHKITLNDVSHLRLERIQHMISKLPTINMLHNKSSYIDYAIESLELKQSKHIEGIHPRNIVLITQLLLIVVLLIISIEIGLVITIAFIVIKSILFGSQKIIQRLEKRKNNQFKKYKANLDEWHRVKLNLQSHSYETQFLSQLQKVREMYESLSFLFEFVCKIIKLICITIYILSIALVIYLIESKLDAAITALIILVLVTFIDSLIQWIDAEIKLMTISNVDDFNIEQFTFRNTNDIHENIYVGKFMDNNHLDESDLNELVGLVRNDNLNGNGQFNHSVISIQSLRYLLPDGRLLFDQISFKAFPGQYILVKGDSGSGKSTLIRIFSGLTQIQSGEINIDRNKVHSTVDYPYFESGTIMYNLKLVNPNINIEQLNYYMLMLNIKLSLDKELSMNGMNISGGERRKIQLLRALLSNQKILILDEPFRSLDQVTVEKLHHALREQATKFNKTIVIFEHQSLDEALFDSLYQLFNGHLYVLGHDIGNNHINDYHRK; this is translated from the coding sequence ATGAATAAAATGGGGTTATTTATGGGGGTCATTAGTCAAACGGTTAACTTCTTATTATTTGGTTTAAGCGGTTACTTAATTGTACAAGGTGCAATTGGCGTGCCACTGTATGCCCTCATTTCGATGATTGTTGTTGTGAAATTATTCGGTCTTGTGAAAGCTACAACCCATTATATTGAACGCTTAACAACTCACAAAATTACTCTCAATGATGTAAGTCACCTTAGGTTGGAACGCATTCAACATATGATTTCAAAATTGCCAACAATCAATATGTTACACAATAAGTCGTCATATATTGATTATGCAATTGAATCATTAGAGCTAAAGCAGTCAAAACATATAGAAGGAATTCATCCAAGAAATATTGTATTGATCACGCAATTATTGTTAATTGTTGTACTCTTGATTATTTCAATAGAAATAGGATTGGTCATTACAATTGCATTTATAGTCATTAAAAGTATATTATTTGGTTCTCAAAAGATAATACAGCGACTAGAAAAAAGAAAGAACAATCAATTTAAAAAATATAAAGCGAATTTAGACGAATGGCATCGAGTTAAATTAAATTTACAAAGTCATTCATATGAAACACAATTTTTGAGCCAGTTGCAAAAAGTACGAGAAATGTATGAATCATTAAGCTTTCTGTTTGAATTTGTATGTAAGATTATAAAGTTAATATGTATTACTATATATATATTGTCAATTGCATTGGTCATATACTTGATTGAAAGTAAATTAGATGCTGCTATAACTGCGCTCATTATATTAGTGTTAGTTACATTTATTGATTCATTAATACAATGGATTGATGCGGAGATAAAGCTCATGACAATATCTAATGTCGATGATTTTAATATTGAACAATTTACATTTAGAAATACAAATGATATCCATGAGAATATATATGTAGGCAAATTCATGGATAATAATCATTTGGATGAATCTGATTTGAATGAATTGGTTGGATTAGTTAGAAATGATAATTTAAATGGAAATGGTCAATTTAATCACTCTGTAATTTCCATTCAATCATTGAGATATTTATTGCCAGATGGGAGATTATTGTTTGATCAAATAAGTTTCAAAGCATTTCCCGGGCAATATATCTTAGTCAAAGGGGATAGTGGTTCTGGTAAATCGACACTGATTCGTATATTCTCTGGATTAACTCAAATACAATCAGGGGAAATTAACATTGATCGAAACAAAGTACACTCCACCGTGGATTATCCTTATTTTGAGTCTGGCACAATTATGTATAATTTAAAACTTGTGAATCCAAATATAAATATTGAACAATTGAATTATTATATGCTGATGCTGAATATTAAATTATCCTTAGATAAAGAATTATCGATGAACGGTATGAATATTAGTGGAGGAGAGCGTCGCAAAATTCAATTGTTAAGGGCGTTACTCAGTAATCAAAAAATCTTAATATTAGATGAACCATTTAGAAGTTTAGACCAGGTGACAGTTGAAAAACTTCATCATGCTCTTAGAGAGCAAGCCACGAAATTTAATAAAACCATTGTAATTTTTGAACATCAATCATTAGATGAAGCATTGTTTGACAGTCTATATCAATTATTTAATGGTCATTTGTATGTGCTTGGTCATGATATAGGTAATAATCATATTAATGACTATCATAGAAAGTAA
- a CDS encoding CobW family GTP-binding protein: MDIIIISGFLGSGKTTFLKKFRSLLDKNMKSVILMNEFGEVDIDSNIIGESQSIKSMTQGCICCSLKEDLEVQLHELYYNLNPDLIIIEATGVADPVEIIDAISAPAVMEFTQLKQLITVVDSQKLLTLNTTPQMKQLYLHQIKYANTLILNKLDVLTEDEINLARNAIKNINDQAYIIESIEHLSEKDIVKFYADHNLMNEIERHPSAHNIQSMTIKLSNSVEIESLHHWLGQLDDNIYRVKGFVTLRHIPDETYLLQYAFGIPQYEPYELKREPVIVIIGSQIDKERIKQQIEMLQFS; the protein is encoded by the coding sequence ATGGATATCATCATTATTAGTGGATTTCTTGGTAGTGGTAAAACAACCTTTCTTAAGAAATTTAGATCATTATTAGACAAAAATATGAAAAGTGTAATTCTAATGAATGAATTTGGTGAAGTTGATATTGATTCAAATATTATCGGAGAAAGTCAGAGTATTAAGTCAATGACGCAAGGTTGTATATGTTGTTCGTTAAAAGAAGATTTAGAAGTTCAATTACATGAATTATATTACAACTTAAATCCAGATTTAATTATTATTGAAGCAACAGGTGTTGCCGATCCAGTTGAAATAATTGATGCGATTAGCGCACCTGCGGTCATGGAGTTCACACAATTAAAACAGTTAATTACAGTGGTCGATAGTCAAAAACTACTAACATTAAATACTACGCCACAAATGAAACAATTATACCTACATCAAATCAAGTATGCTAATACGTTAATATTAAACAAATTAGATGTATTAACAGAGGATGAAATTAATCTGGCTAGAAATGCAATAAAAAATATAAATGATCAAGCGTATATTATTGAATCCATCGAACATTTATCGGAAAAAGATATTGTGAAATTTTATGCCGATCACAATTTAATGAATGAGATTGAAAGACACCCTAGTGCTCATAACATTCAATCAATGACCATTAAATTGAGCAATAGCGTTGAAATTGAATCACTTCATCATTGGTTAGGTCAATTAGATGATAATATATATCGTGTAAAAGGTTTTGTCACTTTACGACACATACCAGACGAGACATATTTATTACAATATGCCTTTGGCATTCCGCAGTATGAGCCATATGAATTAAAACGAGAGCCTGTCATTGTAATCATAGGTAGCCAAATCGATAAAGAGCGTATTAAGCAGCAAATCGAGATGTTACAATTTAGTTAA
- a CDS encoding hemolysin family protein: protein MDISTLFNFLIFVGLILLTMVFVGSEFSLVKVRLSRIEQLIDEGNSSAKLVKKMVHDLDYYLSACQLGITVTALGLGWIGESTFESILHPLFELVGIPPAMMKAVTVTASFIIVTFIHVVIGELAPKSLAIQFAEKMTLLLSRPLYFFGFIMKPLIWSMNGTARLILQAFGVQPAGHEDAHSEEELKIIMTQSYQSGEINHTELAYMQNIFSFDERIAKDIMVPRTQMITLQMPVTIDEIIEVVQEYQFTRYPVTEDGDKDHILGFINVKELLTNYAAGDSILASKHMHNLPLIHEATRISDALIKMQRERVHIALVIDEYGGTAGIITMEDILEEIVGEIRDEFDDEEVPDIVKVEEDIYHINGRVILDDITEQFGIEFEGSEEVDTIGGWIQMINTDAEKDDYINTEEDKWIVLDAENHQIKQVALLRHYNKTQDDNDDEDTDID, encoded by the coding sequence TTGGACATAAGTACGTTATTTAATTTTTTAATATTTGTAGGACTCATATTATTGACGATGGTGTTTGTAGGAAGTGAATTCTCGCTAGTTAAAGTCAGGCTTTCAAGGATTGAGCAATTAATTGATGAAGGTAATTCATCAGCGAAACTTGTAAAGAAAATGGTACATGATTTAGACTACTATCTTTCAGCCTGTCAATTAGGTATTACAGTGACAGCTTTAGGATTAGGGTGGATTGGTGAATCGACTTTTGAATCTATTTTACATCCACTTTTTGAATTGGTTGGAATACCACCAGCAATGATGAAAGCAGTGACAGTGACTGCATCATTTATAATTGTGACATTCATTCATGTCGTGATTGGTGAATTAGCACCGAAGTCATTAGCAATTCAATTTGCAGAGAAAATGACATTGCTTTTATCAAGACCATTATATTTCTTTGGATTTATTATGAAGCCGTTAATTTGGTCAATGAACGGGACAGCTAGACTTATACTTCAAGCATTTGGAGTACAGCCTGCAGGGCATGAAGATGCACATTCTGAAGAAGAACTTAAAATTATAATGACTCAAAGTTATCAATCAGGTGAAATTAATCATACCGAACTTGCATATATGCAAAATATTTTCTCTTTCGATGAAAGAATTGCAAAAGATATTATGGTTCCAAGAACTCAAATGATTACACTTCAAATGCCAGTCACTATTGATGAAATTATAGAAGTGGTTCAAGAATACCAATTTACGAGATATCCAGTCACTGAAGATGGTGATAAAGACCATATATTAGGATTCATTAATGTGAAGGAATTATTGACGAATTATGCAGCAGGGGATTCAATTTTAGCCTCTAAACATATGCACAATTTACCATTGATTCATGAAGCAACGCGCATCAGTGATGCGTTAATTAAGATGCAACGTGAACGCGTTCATATTGCACTTGTGATTGATGAATACGGTGGAACTGCTGGTATCATCACGATGGAAGACATTCTAGAAGAAATCGTTGGTGAAATTCGTGATGAATTTGATGATGAAGAAGTACCAGATATCGTGAAGGTTGAAGAAGATATATACCATATTAACGGGCGTGTCATTTTAGATGATATTACTGAACAATTTGGCATTGAGTTTGAAGGTTCTGAAGAAGTAGATACAATTGGTGGATGGATCCAAATGATCAATACCGATGCTGAGAAAGACGATTATATCAATACTGAAGAAGATAAATGGATTGTATTGGATGCGGAGAATCATCAAATTAAACAAGTTGCATTATTAAGACATTATAATAAAACTCAAGACGATAATGATGATGAAGACACAGATATAGATTAA
- a CDS encoding aldo/keto reductase, whose amino-acid sequence MKTYPIHNQINVPEVGFGTYKITEQSDMNDAVKAAKEAGYTYYDTAAFYGNERQLSQALKEANIKREEILISTKLWNKDQDKESTKEAIEKTLERLDTDYIDLYLIHWPCPESNLFIESYKVLEEYYEKGILKSIGVCNFTQEQLKELMENTTITPAVNQVECHPYLNQHELQAYCEQHGIHIMAWSPINRLRDIDQEAIMIELSEKYNKSIAQIILKWHIERNRIVIPKSKTPSRIRENIELYDFELTEDELKKIDDLNSDKRYGVHPDEFTIEGSDDTPE is encoded by the coding sequence ATGAAGACTTATCCAATTCATAACCAAATTAATGTACCTGAAGTTGGTTTTGGAACGTATAAGATTACTGAACAAAGCGATATGAATGATGCAGTTAAAGCAGCTAAAGAAGCTGGCTACACTTATTATGATACTGCAGCGTTTTATGGTAACGAAAGACAACTAAGTCAAGCATTGAAAGAAGCAAATATTAAAAGAGAAGAAATATTAATTTCAACAAAATTATGGAATAAAGATCAAGATAAAGAAAGCACGAAAGAAGCGATTGAAAAAACATTAGAAAGGTTAGATACAGATTATATAGATTTATATTTAATCCATTGGCCATGTCCTGAATCTAACTTATTTATTGAAAGTTATAAAGTATTAGAAGAGTATTACGAAAAAGGTATTCTTAAATCAATCGGTGTTTGTAACTTTACTCAAGAGCAACTGAAAGAACTTATGGAAAACACTACAATCACACCAGCAGTCAATCAAGTTGAATGCCACCCTTATTTAAACCAACATGAATTACAAGCATATTGTGAACAACATGGTATTCATATTATGGCATGGAGCCCAATTAATCGATTGAGAGATATAGATCAAGAAGCAATCATGATAGAGTTGAGTGAGAAGTATAATAAGAGTATCGCACAAATTATTTTGAAATGGCATATTGAACGTAATAGAATTGTTATTCCGAAATCTAAGACACCTTCAAGAATTAGAGAGAATATTGAATTATATGATTTTGAATTAACAGAAGATGAATTGAAAAAAATTGATGATTTAAATAGTGATAAACGTTATGGTGTGCATCCAGATGAATTCACAATTGAAGGTAGTGATGATACACCAGAATAA
- a CDS encoding GlsB/YeaQ/YmgE family stress response membrane protein, with protein sequence MGIIIMLIVGGIIGWLAGMVMGKDIPGGIIGNIIAGLLGAVLGSYLPFVQFGPVWGGVAIIPAFIGSLLLIFIVSAILGAMRKR encoded by the coding sequence ATGGGTATTATTATTATGTTAATTGTCGGAGGAATTATCGGTTGGTTAGCCGGAATGGTAATGGGTAAAGACATTCCAGGTGGAATCATCGGTAACATTATCGCTGGACTTTTAGGTGCAGTATTAGGTAGTTACTTACCATTTGTTCAGTTCGGACCAGTTTGGGGCGGAGTTGCAATTATTCCAGCATTCATTGGTTCATTACTATTAATCTTTATCGTATCAGCAATTCTTGGTGCGATGCGTAAGCGTTAA